In a single window of the Rana temporaria unplaced genomic scaffold, aRanTem1.1, whole genome shotgun sequence genome:
- the LOC120923000 gene encoding fibroblast growth factor-binding protein 1-like, translated as MKLGRIALLGVTILLVTQILTVDANKQREGKKDREKANGNQKQRGANKEERKESPSSPAEKGKGSKGGKGSLQGKFVSKEKADCVWSVSGTETVALNVDCTKEGTKISCTFGGNPSACPKYATNEKPYWKQITRALRKQKNICQDQKAVLKSKECKKGPPEAHLSYIIPSVPTTGPRHHNHEEPKPTPKADTNAENDCVEDADVLEKQRMAKEYCGDSWHSWCSLFFSMVQGKTC; from the coding sequence ATGAAGCTGGGGAGAATTGCTTTGCTGGGTGTGACCATCTTACTGGTGACACAGATTCTCACGGTGGATGCAAATAAGCAAAGAGAAGGGAAGAAAGACAGAGAAAAGGCAAATGGAAACCAGAAACAGAGAGGAGCTAACAAAGAAGAGAGAAAGGAATCTCCCTCCAGTCCTGCAGAAAAAGGGAAAGGCTCCAAAGGAGGGAAAGGTTCTCTTCAAGGGAAATTTGTTAGCAAGGAGAAAGCAGACTGTGTGTGGTCCGTGTCTGGTACTGAGACTGTGGCTTTAAATGTTGACTGCACTAAAGAGGGCACTAAAATATCTTGTACCTTTGGTGGAAATCCCTCAGCGTGCCCAAAGTATGCCACAAATGAAAAACCCTACTGGAAACAAATCACTCGGGCACTAAGAAAGCAGAAGAACATTTGCCAGGATCAAAAGGCTGTGTTGAAATCTAAGGAGTGCAAGAAAGGACCACCAGAGGCCCACTTGAGCTACATCATTCCCAGTGTGCCAACAACTGGACCAAGGCATCATAACCATGAAGAACCTAAGCCAACACCCAAGGCCGACACTAACGCAGAAAATGACTGTGTGGAGGATGCAGATGTCCTTGAAAAGCAAAGAATGGCCAAAGAGTATTGTGGGGACTCGTGGCATTCATGGTGCTCCTTGTTCTTTTCAATGGTGCAGGGAAAAACCTGCTAA